Proteins encoded by one window of Streptomyces sp. NBC_01571:
- a CDS encoding L,D-transpeptidase family protein produces the protein MRNEGAMRTGLAAAACGVLAMVLSACGGPAGGGNAATERGEAGGKAERAPAGSVDGTRIPEVGDRLRARIPPNARQVVAVYGAGRNSADATVVLYTKSGSTWDTQRMGKAHNGVKGWTTDHHEDDKRSPVGVFTLTDAGGVLHDPGAHLPYDRSPSYQAPRGWPKSYWHDFDYVIAINYNRRPGTPPDDPSRPQGRSKGGGIWLHLDHGSGTSACVSLPKPAMERLLRTLDPRRHPVVVMGDRADLAA, from the coding sequence ATGCGAAACGAGGGTGCGATGCGTACGGGACTCGCCGCGGCGGCATGCGGGGTCCTCGCGATGGTCCTTTCGGCATGCGGTGGCCCGGCCGGAGGGGGCAATGCGGCGACGGAGCGGGGCGAAGCGGGCGGGAAGGCCGAACGGGCCCCCGCGGGCAGTGTCGACGGCACGCGGATCCCGGAGGTCGGTGACCGCTTGCGGGCGCGCATCCCGCCCAACGCCCGTCAGGTCGTGGCCGTCTACGGCGCGGGCAGGAACTCCGCCGACGCGACGGTCGTTCTCTACACGAAGTCCGGATCCACGTGGGACACACAGCGCATGGGGAAGGCGCACAACGGGGTGAAGGGCTGGACCACCGACCACCACGAGGACGACAAGCGCAGCCCCGTCGGGGTGTTCACCCTCACCGACGCCGGCGGAGTGCTCCACGACCCGGGCGCCCATCTCCCGTACGACCGATCGCCGTCGTACCAGGCCCCCCGCGGCTGGCCCAAGTCCTACTGGCACGACTTCGACTATGTCATCGCCATCAACTACAACCGCCGCCCGGGCACCCCGCCCGACGACCCGAGCCGTCCCCAGGGCCGGTCGAAGGGCGGCGGCATCTGGCTGCACCTGGACCACGGCAGTGGTACGTCGGCCTGCGTGAGCCTGCCCAAGCCGGCCATGGAGCGTCTGCTGCGCACGCTCGACCCGCGTCGGCACCCCGTCGTGGTGATGGGGGACAGGGCGGATCTGGCGGCGTAG
- a CDS encoding ABC transporter ATP-binding protein, translated as MQIQDLPYPDPGVPDARSGPRFLRWLGRNQLGGQFKALAWGLLHFAAVAGLPFCVGLSVQAVVDGSGTRLALAGGLMGLCGAGIALGETMLHRAAVTNWITAAARVQQLLAHKTAQLGSALTQRVAAGEVVAVSTGDVEKIGWFVEALSRFAAAALTVVLVCVGLVVYQPALGVIVAVGVPVLALAVLPLLPRATRRADFQREKAGRATELASDTVAGLRVLRGIGGEELFLDRYRRASQEVRRAAVRSARMWSLISAVQVLLPGLLMIAVIWHGVHLARDGRITVGELVTVYSTVMLLTYPLRHFEEIAMAYSFSRPSAKRAARVLSLERATDSGGSRAAEVPGGDLYDPVTGLLAPAGRLTAVVCGDPDAAGVLAERLGGHPSTEGTSVLLGGVPLDDLPLGSARTAVLVQDKDPVLLSGSLRELLDVPSSGEVSAADALAAAQCGDVLDALTQGSVDAEDPMDARITERGRSLSGGQRQRLALARSLVTDPGVLVLDEPTSAVDSHTEARIADGVRALRAGRTTVVFTSSPLLLDHADRVVLVHEGEVAAVGVHRELVLGEPRYRAVVTRETDEEAATDGGGAGVGTVDPPDGLDKIDKLDELGRTSKIDELEEIEETA; from the coding sequence ATGCAGATTCAAGACCTTCCCTATCCAGACCCGGGTGTGCCGGACGCCCGCTCCGGCCCCCGATTCCTGCGGTGGCTCGGCCGGAACCAGCTGGGCGGGCAGTTCAAGGCCCTGGCCTGGGGACTGCTGCACTTCGCCGCCGTCGCCGGGCTTCCGTTCTGTGTGGGCCTGTCCGTGCAGGCCGTCGTCGACGGATCCGGCACGCGGCTCGCTCTGGCCGGCGGGCTGATGGGGCTGTGCGGTGCGGGCATCGCGCTGGGCGAAACCATGCTGCACCGGGCCGCGGTCACCAACTGGATCACCGCCGCCGCACGCGTCCAGCAGTTGCTGGCGCACAAGACCGCCCAGCTCGGCTCGGCGCTGACACAGCGCGTCGCGGCCGGCGAGGTCGTCGCCGTCTCCACCGGCGACGTCGAGAAGATCGGCTGGTTCGTGGAGGCCCTGTCGCGGTTCGCGGCGGCCGCGCTGACCGTCGTCCTCGTCTGCGTCGGCCTGGTCGTCTACCAGCCGGCACTCGGCGTGATCGTCGCCGTGGGCGTGCCCGTCCTGGCGCTCGCCGTGCTGCCGCTGCTGCCGCGCGCCACCCGGCGCGCCGACTTCCAGCGCGAGAAGGCCGGACGCGCCACCGAGCTGGCCTCGGACACCGTCGCGGGTCTGCGCGTGCTGCGCGGCATCGGCGGCGAGGAACTGTTCCTCGACCGCTACCGCCGCGCGTCCCAGGAGGTCCGCCGGGCAGCCGTGCGCAGTGCCCGCATGTGGTCGCTGATCTCGGCCGTCCAGGTGCTGCTGCCCGGCCTGCTCATGATCGCCGTCATCTGGCACGGCGTGCACCTGGCCCGCGACGGCCGGATCACGGTCGGCGAACTGGTCACCGTGTACAGCACGGTCATGCTGCTCACCTATCCGCTGCGGCACTTCGAGGAGATCGCCATGGCGTACTCCTTCTCCCGTCCGTCCGCCAAGCGCGCCGCCCGGGTGCTGTCCCTCGAGCGCGCCACGGACAGCGGCGGGTCACGCGCGGCCGAGGTGCCTGGCGGCGATCTGTACGACCCCGTCACCGGGCTTCTCGCGCCCGCGGGACGGCTCACCGCCGTGGTCTGCGGTGACCCGGACGCGGCGGGCGTGCTCGCAGAGCGCCTGGGGGGCCACCCTTCCACGGAGGGCACCTCCGTGCTTCTGGGAGGCGTACCGCTCGACGACCTGCCCCTCGGCTCCGCGCGTACCGCCGTCCTCGTCCAGGACAAGGACCCGGTGCTGCTGTCCGGCTCGCTGCGCGAGCTGCTCGACGTGCCGTCCTCGGGTGAGGTGAGCGCGGCCGACGCGCTGGCCGCCGCGCAATGCGGCGACGTCCTGGACGCGCTGACGCAGGGCTCGGTCGACGCCGAGGACCCGATGGACGCCCGCATCACCGAGCGCGGACGCTCCCTGTCGGGCGGCCAGCGCCAGCGTCTGGCCCTGGCCCGGTCGCTGGTCACCGACCCCGGCGTGCTGGTCCTGGACGAGCCGACCTCGGCCGTCGACTCGCACACCGAGGCACGGATCGCCGACGGCGTCCGCGCCCTGCGCGCCGGACGCACGACGGTCGTCTTCACCTCCTCACCACTGCTCCTGGACCACGCGGACCGGGTCGTACTCGTCCACGAGGGCGAGGTCGCGGCCGTAGGAGTACACCGCGAGCTGGTGCTCGGCGAACCGCGGTACCGGGCGGTGGTCACCCGGGAGACGGACGAGGAAGCCGCCACCGACGGTGGAGGCGCGGGCGTCGGCACCGTCGACCCCCCGGACGGGCTCGACAAGATCGACAAGCTCGACGAGCTCGGCAGGACCAGCAAGATCGACGAACTGGAAGAAATCGAGGAAACCGCATGA
- a CDS encoding ABC transporter ATP-binding protein: MIGLAPPAYDPAAPTTANTLPVGAASTVRAYVTELFQRHRRAFLLLVTVNTVAVVASMAGPYLLGAVVERVSDHARDLHLERTAALFLAALVIQAVFVREVRLRGAMLGERMLADLREDFLIRSVGLPPGVLERAGTGDLLSRITTDIDRLANAMREAVPQLAIGVVWVVLLLGGLAVTAPPLAPAVLVAVPLLVVGCRWYFKRAPAAYRSEAAGYAAVAAALAETVDAGRTVEAHRLGERRIDLSERRIKEWTAWERYTLWLRSVLFPVVNLTHVTVLCSVLMIGGVFVLRGWIDVGQLTTGALIAQMLVDPVGLILRWYDELQVAQVSLARLVGVRDIEPAAGDPEVMPDGRDVHADEVRFGYRAGVDVLRKVSLEVAPGTRLALVGPSGAGKSTLGRLLAGIYAPRDGRITLGGAELSRMPAEAVRTHVALVNQEHHVFVGSLRDNLLLARTGAADAELWAALGAVDADGWAGALGDGLDTEVGSGGLALTPAQAQQIALARLVLADPHTLVLDEATSLLDPRAARHLERSLARVLDGRTVVAIAHRLHTAHDADVIAVVENGRISELGSHDDLVAADGAYAALWRSWHG, translated from the coding sequence ATGATCGGCCTGGCGCCACCGGCGTACGACCCGGCGGCCCCGACGACGGCGAACACCCTGCCCGTCGGCGCCGCCTCGACCGTACGCGCCTACGTCACCGAACTCTTCCAACGGCACCGCCGGGCCTTTCTGCTGCTCGTCACCGTCAACACGGTGGCCGTGGTCGCCTCGATGGCCGGGCCCTATCTGCTGGGCGCGGTCGTCGAGCGGGTCTCGGACCATGCCCGGGATCTCCACCTGGAACGCACCGCCGCGCTGTTCCTGGCCGCGCTCGTCATCCAGGCCGTCTTCGTGCGCGAGGTGCGGCTGCGCGGCGCCATGCTCGGCGAACGCATGCTCGCCGACCTGCGCGAGGACTTCCTCATCCGGTCGGTCGGGCTGCCGCCGGGCGTGCTGGAACGGGCCGGCACGGGCGACCTGCTGTCCCGCATCACCACCGACATCGACCGCCTCGCCAACGCGATGCGCGAAGCCGTGCCCCAGCTCGCCATCGGCGTGGTGTGGGTCGTGCTGCTGCTCGGAGGGCTGGCCGTCACCGCACCGCCCCTCGCCCCCGCGGTCCTGGTCGCCGTCCCTCTGCTGGTCGTCGGCTGCCGCTGGTACTTCAAGCGTGCCCCCGCCGCCTACCGCTCGGAGGCCGCCGGCTACGCCGCCGTGGCCGCCGCCCTCGCCGAGACCGTGGACGCCGGACGCACCGTCGAGGCGCACCGCCTGGGCGAGCGCCGCATCGACCTGTCCGAGCGCCGCATCAAGGAGTGGACGGCCTGGGAGCGCTACACCCTGTGGCTGCGGTCGGTCCTCTTTCCTGTCGTCAACCTCACCCATGTCACGGTCCTCTGCTCGGTCCTCATGATCGGCGGGGTCTTCGTCCTGCGGGGCTGGATCGATGTGGGTCAGCTGACGACGGGCGCGCTCATCGCGCAGATGCTGGTCGACCCGGTGGGCCTGATCCTGCGCTGGTACGACGAGCTGCAGGTCGCCCAGGTCTCGCTCGCGCGGCTGGTCGGCGTCCGGGACATCGAGCCGGCGGCCGGTGATCCCGAGGTGATGCCGGACGGGCGCGACGTGCACGCGGATGAGGTGCGGTTCGGTTACCGCGCCGGCGTGGACGTGCTGCGCAAGGTCTCCCTGGAGGTCGCGCCGGGCACCAGGCTCGCGCTGGTCGGCCCGTCCGGTGCGGGCAAGTCCACCCTGGGAAGGCTGCTCGCCGGGATCTACGCCCCCAGGGACGGCCGCATCACGCTCGGCGGCGCCGAACTCTCGCGGATGCCCGCGGAGGCGGTCCGTACCCACGTGGCCCTGGTCAACCAGGAGCACCACGTCTTCGTGGGCTCCCTGCGCGACAACCTGCTGCTCGCCCGGACGGGAGCGGCCGACGCCGAGCTGTGGGCGGCCCTGGGCGCGGTCGACGCCGACGGCTGGGCCGGGGCTCTGGGCGACGGTCTGGACACCGAGGTCGGTTCGGGCGGACTGGCGCTCACTCCGGCGCAGGCCCAGCAGATCGCGCTGGCCCGGCTGGTCCTCGCCGATCCGCACACGCTGGTGCTGGACGAGGCGACCTCGCTCCTCGACCCGCGGGCGGCCCGTCATCTGGAACGCTCGCTGGCGCGCGTCCTCGACGGACGTACCGTCGTCGCCATCGCGCACCGGCTGCACACCGCCCACGACGCGGATGTCATCGCCGTCGTGGAGAACGGCCGGATCAGTGAGCTGGGCAGTCACGACGACCTGGTCGCTGCGGACGGCGCCTACGCGGCCCTGTGGAGGTCCTGGCACGGATGA
- a CDS encoding DUF5709 domain-containing protein: MESADGWGDDVYQPDGSEVQDDAGLLDVEDTLDADGVGDPLDRGWSPPERPWAVEHSGVTASERRHGETLDQRLAEELPDVVEPDGDGIGDYPDGDGEPLDNEVGAARSGRLVAPAEGAHEDEESGLIATDVGIDGAAASAEEAAMHIVDEDTMSG; this comes from the coding sequence GTGGAGAGCGCCGACGGATGGGGAGACGACGTCTACCAGCCCGACGGATCCGAGGTGCAGGACGACGCGGGGCTGCTCGACGTCGAGGACACCCTGGACGCCGACGGTGTGGGTGACCCACTCGACCGGGGCTGGTCCCCGCCGGAGCGGCCGTGGGCGGTGGAGCACTCCGGCGTGACCGCCTCCGAGCGCAGGCACGGCGAGACCCTGGACCAGCGCCTCGCGGAAGAGCTGCCCGATGTCGTGGAGCCCGACGGGGACGGCATCGGCGACTACCCGGACGGGGACGGCGAGCCCCTGGACAACGAGGTGGGCGCCGCCCGCTCCGGCCGTCTCGTCGCCCCTGCCGAAGGAGCGCACGAGGACGAGGAGAGCGGGCTGATCGCCACCGACGTCGGCATCGACGGCGCCGCGGCCTCGGCCGAGGAAGCCGCGATGCACATCGTCGACGAGGACACCATGTCCGGCTGA
- a CDS encoding type B 50S ribosomal protein L31, which produces MQQEKQPDYHSVVFRDRAAGFAFLTRSTATSERTIEWDDGETYPVVDVEISSESHPFYTGKARTVDTEGRIAQFEKRYGSSEQGGEKKDTA; this is translated from the coding sequence ATGCAGCAGGAGAAGCAGCCCGACTACCACTCTGTCGTCTTCCGGGACCGGGCCGCCGGATTCGCCTTCCTCACCCGTTCCACGGCGACGAGCGAGCGGACCATCGAGTGGGACGACGGCGAGACCTACCCGGTCGTCGATGTCGAGATCTCCTCGGAGAGCCACCCGTTCTACACCGGCAAGGCCCGGACGGTGGACACCGAGGGCCGCATCGCGCAGTTCGAGAAGCGCTACGGAAGCTCCGAACAGGGCGGGGAGAAGAAGGACACGGCGTGA
- a CDS encoding metal-dependent hydrolase: MMGPAHSLSGAAAWLGVGAAAAATGHTMPWPVLLVGALICAGAALAPDLDHKAATISRAFGPISRGVCEIVDKLSYAVYKSTRKAGDPRRSGGHRTLTHTWLWAVVIGAGSSVMAITGGRWAVLAILFVHMVLAIEGLLWRAARGSSSDVLVWLLAATSAWILAGILDKPGNGSDWLFTAPGQEYLWLGLPIVLGALVHDIGDALTVSGCPILWPIPLGRKRWYPIGPPKVMRFRAGSWVELKVLTPVFMLLGGVGCAAALNFI, encoded by the coding sequence ATGATGGGACCAGCACACTCACTGTCGGGGGCCGCGGCCTGGCTCGGTGTCGGGGCGGCGGCCGCCGCCACCGGTCACACCATGCCCTGGCCGGTCCTCCTCGTCGGGGCTCTGATCTGCGCGGGGGCCGCGCTCGCCCCCGACCTGGACCACAAGGCGGCGACCATCTCGCGGGCCTTCGGACCGATCTCACGTGGGGTGTGCGAGATCGTCGACAAGCTCTCGTACGCGGTCTACAAGTCGACACGCAAGGCCGGCGACCCGCGGCGCTCCGGTGGCCATCGCACGCTGACGCACACCTGGCTGTGGGCGGTGGTGATCGGCGCGGGATCCTCGGTGATGGCGATCACCGGTGGGCGCTGGGCGGTCCTGGCGATCCTGTTCGTGCACATGGTGCTCGCGATCGAGGGGCTGCTGTGGCGGGCCGCGCGCGGGTCCAGCAGCGACGTCCTGGTCTGGCTGCTGGCCGCGACCAGCGCCTGGATCCTCGCCGGGATCCTGGACAAGCCGGGCAACGGCTCGGACTGGCTGTTCACCGCGCCCGGCCAGGAGTACCTGTGGCTCGGCCTGCCGATCGTCCTGGGTGCGCTGGTGCACGACATCGGGGACGCGCTGACGGTGTCCGGCTGCCCGATCCTGTGGCCGATCCCGCTCGGCCGCAAGCGCTGGTACCCGATCGGGCCGCCCAAGGTGATGCGTTTCCGGGCCGGCAGCTGGGTCGAGCTCAAGGTGCTGACGCCGGTGTTCATGCTGCTGGGCGGGGTGGGCTGCGCGGCGGCGCTCAACTTCATCTGA
- a CDS encoding RNA helicase, which produces MTLIDQLPQTADPDALYEAFESWAGERGLTLYPHQEEALIEVVSGANVIVSTPTGSGKSMIAAGAHFAALARDEVTFYTAPIKALVSEKFFELCKMFGTENVGMLTGDASVNADAPVICCTAEVLASIALRDGKHADVGQVVMDEFHFYAEGDRGWAWQIPILELPQAQFILMSATLGDVSMFEKDLTRRTGRPTSVVRSATRPVPLSYEYVLTPLTETLTELLATKQAPVYIVHFTQAQAVERAQALMSINMCTREEKDQIAELIGNFRFTTKFGQNLSRYVRHGIGVHHAGMLPKYRRLVEKLAQAGLLKVICGTDTLGVGVNVPIRTVLFTALTKYDGNRVRTLRAREFHQIAGRAGRAGFDTAGFVVAQAPEHVIENEKALAKAGDDPKKRRKVVRKKAPEGFVGWTDNTFEKLISSEPEPLTSRFRVTHTMLLSVIARPGNAFEAMRHLLEDNHEPRKQQLRHIRRAIAIYRSLLDGGIVEKLDTPDAEGRIVRLTVDLQQDFALNQPLSTFALAAFDLLDPESPSYALDMVSVVESTLDDPRQILAAQQNKARGEAVAAMKADGVEYEERMERLQDVSYPKPMEELLFHAYNTYRKSHPWVGDHPLSPKSVIRDMYERAMSFTEFVSFYELARTEGIVLRYLASAYKALEHTVPDDLKSEDLEDLIAWLGELVRQVDSSLLDEWEQLANPEEMTAEEAQEKADQVKPVTANARAFRVLVRNAMFRRVELAALDHVDELGAMDADSGWDADAWGEAMDKYWDEYEDLGTGPDARGPKLLSIVEEPQNSLWRVRQTFADPNGDHDWGISAEVDLTASDAEGRAVVKVTDVGQL; this is translated from the coding sequence GTGACCCTTATCGATCAGCTGCCGCAGACCGCAGATCCCGACGCCCTCTACGAAGCCTTCGAGTCGTGGGCCGGGGAACGTGGTCTCACGCTCTATCCCCACCAGGAGGAGGCGCTGATCGAGGTGGTCTCGGGGGCGAACGTGATCGTCTCGACCCCCACCGGCTCGGGGAAGAGCATGATCGCCGCGGGTGCGCACTTCGCCGCGCTCGCCCGGGACGAGGTCACTTTCTACACGGCACCGATCAAGGCGCTCGTGTCGGAGAAGTTCTTCGAGCTGTGCAAGATGTTCGGCACCGAGAACGTGGGCATGCTCACCGGCGACGCCTCCGTCAACGCCGACGCGCCCGTCATCTGCTGTACCGCCGAGGTGCTGGCGTCCATCGCGCTGCGGGACGGCAAGCACGCCGATGTCGGCCAGGTCGTGATGGACGAGTTCCACTTCTACGCGGAGGGCGACCGCGGCTGGGCGTGGCAGATCCCGATCCTGGAACTGCCCCAGGCACAGTTCATCCTGATGTCGGCGACGCTCGGCGACGTCTCGATGTTCGAGAAGGACCTCACCCGGCGCACCGGCCGCCCCACGTCGGTGGTCCGCTCGGCGACCCGGCCCGTGCCTCTCTCCTACGAGTACGTGCTGACTCCGCTGACGGAGACGCTCACCGAACTGCTCGCGACCAAGCAGGCCCCGGTCTACATCGTCCACTTCACCCAGGCGCAGGCCGTGGAGCGGGCGCAGGCACTGATGAGCATCAACATGTGCACCCGGGAGGAGAAGGACCAGATCGCCGAGCTGATCGGCAACTTCCGGTTCACCACCAAGTTCGGCCAGAACCTCTCCCGCTACGTACGCCACGGAATCGGCGTCCATCACGCCGGCATGCTCCCCAAGTACCGTCGGCTGGTCGAGAAGCTGGCCCAGGCCGGCCTGCTGAAGGTCATCTGCGGCACGGACACCCTGGGCGTCGGCGTCAACGTCCCCATCCGCACCGTGCTGTTCACCGCGCTGACGAAGTACGACGGCAATCGCGTGCGCACGCTGCGCGCCCGTGAGTTCCACCAGATCGCGGGGCGCGCGGGGCGGGCGGGCTTCGACACGGCGGGATTCGTCGTCGCGCAGGCGCCCGAGCACGTGATCGAGAACGAGAAGGCCCTCGCCAAGGCCGGCGACGACCCGAAGAAGCGTCGCAAGGTGGTGCGCAAGAAGGCTCCCGAGGGCTTCGTCGGCTGGACGGACAACACCTTCGAAAAGCTCATCTCCTCCGAACCCGAGCCGCTCACCTCCCGCTTCCGGGTGACCCACACGATGCTTCTGTCGGTCATCGCCCGGCCCGGGAACGCCTTCGAGGCGATGCGGCATCTGCTGGAGGACAACCACGAGCCGCGCAAGCAGCAGCTGCGGCACATCCGGCGGGCGATCGCGATCTACCGCTCGCTCCTCGACGGCGGCATCGTCGAGAAGCTGGACACCCCGGACGCCGAGGGCCGCATCGTGCGTCTCACCGTCGACCTGCAGCAGGACTTCGCGCTCAACCAGCCGCTGTCGACGTTCGCGCTCGCCGCGTTCGACCTCCTGGACCCCGAGTCCCCGTCCTACGCCCTGGACATGGTGTCCGTCGTGGAATCCACCCTGGACGACCCGCGGCAGATCCTCGCGGCCCAGCAGAACAAGGCGCGGGGCGAGGCCGTGGCCGCGATGAAGGCGGACGGCGTCGAGTACGAGGAGCGCATGGAGCGGCTCCAGGACGTGTCGTACCCCAAGCCGATGGAGGAGTTGCTCTTCCACGCCTACAACACCTACCGTAAGAGCCACCCGTGGGTCGGCGACCATCCGCTGTCGCCGAAGTCCGTGATCCGTGACATGTACGAACGCGCCATGTCCTTCACCGAGTTCGTCTCCTTCTACGAGCTCGCCCGCACCGAGGGCATTGTGCTGCGCTACCTGGCCAGTGCCTACAAAGCCCTGGAACACACCGTCCCGGACGACCTCAAGTCCGAGGACCTGGAGGATCTGATCGCCTGGCTGGGCGAGTTGGTGCGCCAGGTCGACTCCAGCCTGCTGGACGAGTGGGAGCAGCTCGCCAACCCGGAGGAGATGACGGCCGAGGAGGCCCAGGAGAAGGCCGACCAGGTCAAACCGGTCACGGCGAACGCCCGCGCCTTCCGTGTCCTCGTCCGCAACGCGATGTTCCGCCGTGTCGAACTCGCCGCCCTCGACCACGTCGACGAGCTGGGCGCCATGGACGCCGACTCCGGCTGGGACGCCGATGCCTGGGGTGAGGCGATGGACAAGTACTGGGACGAGTACGAGGACCTGGGCACCGGCCCGGACGCCCGCGGCCCCAAGCTGCTGTCCATCGTGGAGGAGCCGCAGAACAGCCTGTGGCGCGTCCGTCAGACCTTCGCCGACCCGAACGGCGACCACGACTGGGGCATCAGCGCGGAGGTCGACCTCACGGCGTCCGACGCGGAGGGCCGCGCCGTCGTCAAGGTCACCGACGTCGGCCAGTTGTGA
- a CDS encoding acyl-CoA thioesterase II, which yields MTNPAERLVDLLDLEKIEVNIFRGRSPDESLQRVFGGQVAGQALVAAGRTTEGDRPVHSLHAYFLRPGRPGVPIVYQVERVRDGRSFTTRRVTAVQQGRTIFNLTASFHKPEEGTFEHQLPPAREVPDPESLPTLPQEITKHLGTLPEALERMARRQPFDIRYVDRLRWTPNEIKDAEPRSAVWMRAVGPLGDDPLVHTCALTYASDMTLLDAVRIPVEPLWGPRGFDMASLDHAMWFHRPFRADEWFLYDQESPIATGGRGLARGRIYDIEGRLLVSVVQEGLFRAL from the coding sequence ATGACAAACCCAGCCGAGAGACTCGTCGACCTGCTCGACCTGGAGAAGATAGAGGTCAACATCTTCCGCGGCCGCAGCCCGGACGAGTCGCTGCAGCGTGTCTTCGGCGGCCAGGTGGCCGGCCAGGCGCTGGTCGCCGCCGGGCGTACCACGGAGGGCGACCGCCCGGTGCACTCGCTGCACGCGTACTTCCTGCGTCCGGGCAGGCCGGGCGTGCCGATCGTGTACCAGGTCGAACGGGTCCGGGACGGGCGCTCTTTCACCACGCGGCGTGTCACCGCCGTGCAGCAGGGACGCACGATCTTCAATCTGACCGCCTCCTTTCACAAGCCTGAGGAAGGGACTTTCGAGCACCAACTGCCGCCGGCTCGCGAAGTCCCCGACCCCGAGTCGCTGCCGACGCTGCCGCAGGAGATCACCAAGCATCTGGGCACGCTTCCGGAGGCGTTGGAACGCATGGCGCGTCGCCAGCCGTTCGACATCCGGTACGTGGACCGGCTGCGCTGGACGCCGAACGAGATCAAGGACGCGGAGCCGCGCAGCGCTGTGTGGATGCGGGCCGTGGGACCGCTGGGCGACGACCCGCTCGTGCACACGTGCGCCCTCACGTACGCGAGTGACATGACGCTCCTGGACGCCGTCCGCATCCCGGTGGAGCCTCTGTGGGGGCCGCGTGGCTTCGACATGGCCTCCCTCGACCACGCCATGTGGTTCCATCGGCCGTTCCGGGCGGACGAGTGGTTCCTGTACGACCAGGAGTCGCCCATCGCGACCGGCGGGCGAGGGCTGGCCCGCGGACGCATCTACGACATCGAGGGGCGCCTGCTCGTCTCCGTCGTCCAGGAAGGTCTGTTCCGAGCGCTGTAG
- a CDS encoding DUF6397 family protein, translating to MSGNTVTQSASWSLARAARELELRRGEFDLAVHLGYVRTVPDEGGGGGGRRVARAEIDRVRSQEEFPEALRERVKAVGTTEGAALLGISTARFTRLARLGLVVPVKFYLNRYRAVVWLYLAEELRRFPADRQNAPLLRGRTPEGLRDQLEGGLDLRPRNWRGRYMGFLLRQAEGPWARAAVVASLLDPAQVAEVVRDPYERACLNRFRPERPSHSAPDSPAAHLVSRIMTAEDPDEISWLRADLGQAVAEARETHPAPRPTPRAQPGVVPEPAGSSPAPSPSVASRPAVPAAASFAPAARAPVGAGAAGAAPVGAAPVTSPAVASWPRTATPEDPPASEERGRPGGLLGWLRRRST from the coding sequence ATGTCCGGTAACACCGTCACGCAGTCCGCCAGTTGGTCGCTCGCCCGCGCCGCCCGCGAGCTGGAGCTCAGGCGCGGCGAGTTCGACCTGGCGGTGCACCTCGGATACGTGCGCACCGTTCCCGACGAAGGGGGAGGGGGAGGGGGACGCCGGGTCGCCCGTGCGGAGATCGACCGCGTGCGTTCCCAAGAGGAATTTCCCGAGGCGCTGCGAGAGCGGGTCAAGGCTGTCGGTACGACCGAGGGGGCCGCCCTCCTGGGCATTTCCACCGCCAGGTTCACACGCCTCGCACGCTTGGGTCTCGTGGTGCCGGTCAAGTTCTACCTGAACCGCTACAGGGCCGTGGTCTGGCTGTACCTGGCCGAGGAACTGCGCCGGTTCCCGGCCGACAGGCAGAACGCTCCGCTGCTCAGGGGCCGTACGCCCGAGGGACTCCGCGACCAGCTGGAGGGCGGCCTGGACCTCCGGCCCCGTAACTGGCGGGGGCGGTACATGGGATTCCTGCTGCGCCAGGCCGAGGGCCCCTGGGCGAGGGCAGCGGTCGTGGCCTCCCTGCTCGACCCCGCCCAGGTGGCGGAGGTCGTCAGGGATCCGTACGAGCGCGCCTGCCTGAACCGCTTCCGCCCCGAACGCCCCTCCCACAGTGCACCGGACTCGCCCGCCGCGCACCTCGTCTCCCGCATCATGACGGCCGAGGACCCCGACGAGATCAGCTGGCTCCGCGCCGACCTGGGGCAGGCCGTCGCCGAAGCCCGAGAGACGCACCCCGCACCGCGTCCGACGCCGAGGGCTCAGCCCGGCGTCGTCCCGGAACCGGCCGGATCGTCCCCGGCCCCTTCACCCTCGGTGGCCTCTCGGCCGGCTGTTCCAGCTGCGGCGTCCTTCGCTCCGGCTGCCCGGGCGCCGGTCGGTGCCGGGGCAGCCGGAGCAGCACCGGTCGGCGCCGCGCCGGTCACGTCTCCGGCGGTGGCTTCGTGGCCGCGGACAGCCACTCCCGAAGATCCGCCCGCGTCCGAGGAACGCGGGCGGCCGGGCGGGCTGCTCGGCTGGTTGCGCCGCAGAAGCACCTGA
- a CDS encoding roadblock/LC7 domain-containing protein translates to MEQNTRLGWLLDDLTARVEHVRHALVLSNDGLVTGASTGLRREDAEHLAAVSSGLHSLAKGSGRHFGAGQVRQTMIEFDEAVLFVTAAGDGSCLCVLSAAEADIGQVAYEMTLLVNRVGEHLRVDTRQPERSPSLDS, encoded by the coding sequence ATGGAGCAGAACACGCGACTCGGCTGGCTGCTGGACGATCTGACCGCGCGCGTCGAACACGTCCGGCACGCGTTGGTGCTCTCCAACGACGGGCTGGTGACGGGGGCGAGTACGGGACTTCGACGCGAGGACGCCGAACACCTGGCGGCGGTCTCGTCGGGTCTGCACAGTCTGGCCAAGGGCTCCGGCCGTCACTTCGGCGCGGGCCAGGTGCGTCAGACGATGATCGAGTTCGACGAAGCGGTGCTCTTCGTCACCGCGGCGGGAGACGGCAGTTGCCTGTGCGTTCTCAGTGCCGCCGAGGCCGACATCGGCCAGGTCGCCTACGAGATGACGCTGCTGGTGAACCGTGTCGGCGAACACCTGCGAGTGGACACGCGCCAGCCGGAGCGATCCCCCTCGCTGGACTCCTGA